Proteins from one Ramlibacter sp. PS4R-6 genomic window:
- a CDS encoding response regulator has product MRVLLVEDDEMIGQSLKPALVAAGWSVDWVKDGSLAQSALSDGDYACVLLDLGLPKKDGIEVLRHARSTGDHTPILVLTARDGVDQRVTGLDVGADDYLVKPYELRELLARMRAVIRRRDGAAHSLIGSPELQLDLTTREVIVQGERSQLSQREFALLHALLERPGAILSREQLENRIYGWGEEVSSNAVDVLIHGMRRKLGQDTIRNVRGLGWRITAPATASPQAQP; this is encoded by the coding sequence ATGCGTGTCCTGCTGGTCGAAGACGACGAGATGATCGGCCAGAGCCTGAAACCGGCTCTGGTGGCCGCAGGCTGGTCGGTCGACTGGGTCAAGGACGGCTCACTGGCGCAAAGCGCGCTTTCCGACGGCGACTACGCCTGCGTGCTGCTCGACCTGGGCCTGCCCAAGAAGGACGGCATCGAAGTGCTGCGCCACGCGCGCAGCACGGGCGACCACACCCCCATCCTGGTGCTCACGGCGCGCGACGGCGTCGACCAGCGCGTGACCGGGCTGGACGTCGGCGCCGACGACTACCTGGTCAAGCCTTATGAACTGCGCGAGCTGCTGGCCCGCATGCGCGCGGTGATCCGCCGCCGCGACGGCGCCGCGCACTCGCTGATCGGCTCGCCGGAGCTGCAGCTGGACCTGACGACGCGCGAAGTCATCGTGCAAGGCGAGCGCTCGCAGCTGTCGCAGCGCGAGTTCGCCCTGTTGCACGCGCTGCTGGAGCGGCCCGGCGCCATCCTCTCGCGCGAACAGCTGGAAAACCGCATCTACGGCTGGGGCGAGGAAGTGAGCAGCAACGCGGTCGACGTCCTGATCCACGGCATGCGCCGCAAGCTCGGGCAGGACACCATCCGCAACGTGCGCGGCCTCGGCTGGCGCATCACCGCTCCCGCAACCGCCAGCCCGCAGGCCCAGCCATGA